A section of the Paralichthys olivaceus isolate ysfri-2021 chromosome 16, ASM2471397v2, whole genome shotgun sequence genome encodes:
- the snai2 gene encoding zinc finger protein SNAI2 isoform X2, with product MPRSFLVKKHINSAKKPNYIFFTPHIYKGLPLPVIPQPEILSPAAYSPITVWTTSSLPLSPLPSDLSPISGYPSSLSDTSSKDHSGSESPRSDEDEQMLPKLTDAHGVEAEKFQCGLCSKSYSTYSGLLKHKQLHCDAQTRKSFSCKYCEKEYVSLGALKMHIRTHTLPCVCKICGKAFSRPWLLQGHIRTHTGEKPFSCPHCNRAFADRSNLRAHLQTHSDVKKYQCKNCSKTFSRMSLLHKHEESGCCVAH from the exons ATGCCACGCTCCTTTCTGGTCAAGAAACACATAAACTCCGCAAAGAAGCCAAACTATA TTTTCTTCACGCCGCACATCTACAAGGGCCTGCCCCTGCCTGTCATCCCCCAGCCGGAGATCCTGAGCCCGGCAGCGTACAGCCCCATCACCGTGTGGACTACCAGCAGCCTGCCGCTGTCCCCGCTCCCCAGTGACCTCTCCCCCATCTCTGGATACCCCTCGTCGCTCTCCGACACCTCATCCAAGGACCACAGCGGCTCCGAGAGCCCGAGGAGCGATGAGGACGAGCAGATGCTCCCCAAACTGACGGACGCGCACGGAGTTGAGGCAGAGAAATTCCAGTGTGGTCTGTGCAGCAAGTCCTACTCCACGTACTCTGGACTGCTCAAGCACAAACAGCTGCACTGCGACGCCCAAACGAGGAAATCCTTCAGCTGCAAATACTGCGAGAAGGAGTACGTGAGCCTCGGAGCTCTCAAAATGCACATCAGGACTCACACTTTGCCTTGTGTTTGCAAAATATGCGGGAAGGCTTTCTCCAGACCGTGGCTGCTCCAAGGACACATCAGGACGCACACCG GAGAGAAGCCGTTCTCCTGCCCTCACTGCAACAGGGCGTTTGCGGACAGGTCCAATCTCAGGGCGCACCTACAGACCCATTCAGATGTGAAAAAATACCAATGCAAGAACTGCTCCAAAACCTTCTCCAGGATGTCTCTTCTGCACAAGCATGAGGAATCTGGTTGTTGTGTAGCACACTGA
- the snai2 gene encoding zinc finger protein SNAI2 isoform X1, which produces MPRSFLVKKHINSAKKPNYSELECPTVFFTPHIYKGLPLPVIPQPEILSPAAYSPITVWTTSSLPLSPLPSDLSPISGYPSSLSDTSSKDHSGSESPRSDEDEQMLPKLTDAHGVEAEKFQCGLCSKSYSTYSGLLKHKQLHCDAQTRKSFSCKYCEKEYVSLGALKMHIRTHTLPCVCKICGKAFSRPWLLQGHIRTHTGEKPFSCPHCNRAFADRSNLRAHLQTHSDVKKYQCKNCSKTFSRMSLLHKHEESGCCVAH; this is translated from the exons ATGCCACGCTCCTTTCTGGTCAAGAAACACATAAACTCCGCAAAGAAGCCAAACTATAGTGAGTTGGAATGCCCAACAG TTTTCTTCACGCCGCACATCTACAAGGGCCTGCCCCTGCCTGTCATCCCCCAGCCGGAGATCCTGAGCCCGGCAGCGTACAGCCCCATCACCGTGTGGACTACCAGCAGCCTGCCGCTGTCCCCGCTCCCCAGTGACCTCTCCCCCATCTCTGGATACCCCTCGTCGCTCTCCGACACCTCATCCAAGGACCACAGCGGCTCCGAGAGCCCGAGGAGCGATGAGGACGAGCAGATGCTCCCCAAACTGACGGACGCGCACGGAGTTGAGGCAGAGAAATTCCAGTGTGGTCTGTGCAGCAAGTCCTACTCCACGTACTCTGGACTGCTCAAGCACAAACAGCTGCACTGCGACGCCCAAACGAGGAAATCCTTCAGCTGCAAATACTGCGAGAAGGAGTACGTGAGCCTCGGAGCTCTCAAAATGCACATCAGGACTCACACTTTGCCTTGTGTTTGCAAAATATGCGGGAAGGCTTTCTCCAGACCGTGGCTGCTCCAAGGACACATCAGGACGCACACCG GAGAGAAGCCGTTCTCCTGCCCTCACTGCAACAGGGCGTTTGCGGACAGGTCCAATCTCAGGGCGCACCTACAGACCCATTCAGATGTGAAAAAATACCAATGCAAGAACTGCTCCAAAACCTTCTCCAGGATGTCTCTTCTGCACAAGCATGAGGAATCTGGTTGTTGTGTAGCACACTGA